The DNA sequence CCTGCATTACGACAAAGGCCTGCCATTGGCGCCACGCACCCTGCTCTACCCGCTGTTCGGCCAACGCGCCATCGACGGCCCGATCGGCACCCTGGCCGACGCCACCTCGATCATTGCCGTAGTGGCCGGCACCATCGGTCCGATCGGTTTCCTGGGCCTGCAGATCAGCAACGCGCTGCACGCGGTGTGGGGCATCCCCAACGACATCACCACCCAGGCCATCACCATCATCCTGGTCACGGTGCTGTACACCACTTCGTGCCTGGTGGGGCTCAAGGGCATCCGTTTCGTCAGCGAGATAAACGTGTGGCTGATGATCGGCCTGGCGGTGTTCATGATTGCGTTCGGCCCGACGATGTTCATCCTCGGCGGTTTCCCGACAGCCTTCACCCTGCACCTGCAAGAGTTCATCCCGATGACACTGTTCCGTGCCGACACCAAATGGCTGGACTGGTGGACGGTGTTCTACTGGGGCTGGTTCATCGGCTACGCGCCAATGGTCGCCCTGTATGTGGCCAGGATCTCCCGGGGGCGCACAATCCGTGAAGTGATCCTGACCCTGTCGATCATTGCCCCGATCGTCACCATGTTCTGGTTCACCGTGGTCGGCGGCACTGGCATCGGCCTTGAACTGCAAACACCGGGCAGCGTCACAGCCAATGGTGCGCAACCCGAAGCCCTGCTGCTGGGTGTTACCCAGAACCTGCCGCTGGGCGGCCTGATCTCGGCGCTGTTCCTGTTCCTGAGCTTCATCTCGGTCGCCACCAACGGTGACGCCATGGCCTTCACCGTTGCCATGGCCATGTCACGCAATGACAAGCCCAAGGGCTGGCTGCGCGCGTTCTGGTGCATCGGCATGGGCCTGGCCGCCGTGGTCTTGATCACCATCGGCTCGGGCGGCGTCACTGC is a window from the Pseudomonas sp. LS1212 genome containing:
- a CDS encoding BCCT family transporter, translated to MKTSTTLQAESKPLSLAARQGIDWPLFLISGGFLGAFLIAALVDITAVSGLVNILFAWSTRFFGLYWQVLMLLTFLVSLGICFSKCGRVRLGGVDQRPDSSTFNWIAVIMCALLAGGGAFWAAAEPLMHFASPPPLFAGMQPNTEAAGHAALAQSFVHWGFLAWAVLGSLLAIVLMHLHYDKGLPLAPRTLLYPLFGQRAIDGPIGTLADATSIIAVVAGTIGPIGFLGLQISNALHAVWGIPNDITTQAITIILVTVLYTTSCLVGLKGIRFVSEINVWLMIGLAVFMIAFGPTMFILGGFPTAFTLHLQEFIPMTLFRADTKWLDWWTVFYWGWFIGYAPMVALYVARISRGRTIREVILTLSIIAPIVTMFWFTVVGGTGIGLELQTPGSVTANGAQPEALLLGVTQNLPLGGLISALFLFLSFISVATNGDAMAFTVAMAMSRNDKPKGWLRAFWCIGMGLAAVVLITIGSGGVTALQSFIVITAVPVSLLILPSLWDALRIARQMAREQAV